GGCGACCAGTTCGGCTTCCTGCTCCTGCGGTTCGGTGTACACGCTGCGACTGAGGACACGTCGTACCAGTGCCGGAGGTAAGTCGGGCAGCAGGACCCGGGCGGCGGCCGACGAGGCGGGCGCCGTCTCGTAGTGGCCGCAGATGACGTGTGCCGCCTCGTGCAGCAGGATGTGCTGCTGGTGCAGCGGCGTGGTGTCGGCGGCGTACATGATGTAGTCGGCGCGGTCGGTGGTGATCAGCACTCCGCACGGGATGTCCGACGTGGCACGGACCGGCATCAGTTCGATGGGCCGGCTGCGCATCCGCGCGAGCGCGCCGATGAAGTCGGCCGCGTCGAAGGGGGTGGGCAGGTCGAGCCCGTCGACGATGCGCCGACATCGCCGCCGCTGCCGCCCTCGCCGGTCACTACGCACACGCCGTCCTCTCGCCGCCGCCGGAACTCGCGAGTCCACCGTTCTGAGCGCGCTCGCCGGTTACGGTCCGGCGCCGCCCGCGCCCTTCTCGCGGCGGGCGATGACGTCGATCATGTCGCTGATCGTGCCCATGCCCTCGGGCGAGAGGTTGACCGCGCGCAGTGCCACGCTGCGCACCTCGGCGTCGCGCAGCGCGTCGAGCAGTTCCAGCTGTTTCGCGATGACGGCGCCCTGCTCGTCGTCGAAGAAGTAGACGACGGGTACGTCGAAGAACTTGGCGAGGGATTCGAGGTGGCGTTTGGTGGGATTTCCGCGCCGTCCCGTCCGCAGCTGCCACAGGTAGGTGGCGGAGAAGCTCTCGCCCGTCGCCTCACGGCAGGCGCGGGCGACCTCCTCGTGGCTGTACTGCTCGCGGTTGGGTCGCCGCACGACCCGGAACAGCGCGTCGATGCGGTCCGCCAGCATCGAATCCGACGGCGTCGACGCGGGTCCGCTCTCGCCCATCACGTGCCTTCCGCCCTTCGGTGCCGCCTCGGTGGGTCGACTGTACACATCGTTCATCCTAGCTGACGCCCCTCGTCGACGGACAGACTGAGGACGAAGGCATACCGGGGAACCGGGATGACACACAGACGACAACTGGCCTTCTTGTAATAGCAGTTGGGTGTGATCGTCGTCCGGTGATCACCATGGGGAGTGTGGCGCACACTCACCGTTTACCCATGCCCAAGGCATCTGGTATATGTCAGCCTCTCGATTCATTCATCTCAGCTCATGACCGAAGGGTGGACCGGATATGGGCGAACCACCGTGCACCGGCTTGCGGTTCTCCGTCCTCGGGCCGCTGTCCGCACACACGGCGGACGCGGCCGGCGGACACGTCCTCCCTCTCGCACTCGGCCCGCTCAAACAGCGGCTGCTCCTGGCCATGCTGCTGTGCCGCCCCCGCACACCCGTCCCCCTCGACCTGCTGACCGACACGCTGTGGGACGGCGATCCGCCCCGGACGGCCCGGAAGAACATCCAGGTGTACGTGTCGGCCCTGCGCCGGCTCCTGGACCCGTTCGGCGCCGCTGACCGGCTCGTCCACCAGGCGGGCGGCTACCTGCTGCGGGTGGACGACGAGGAGCTCGACGCCCTGCGCTTCCAGCGCCTGGTCCGCGCCGCCCGTGAGACCACCTACCAGAACGACCTCGTCCAGGCTTCCGGCATGCTGCGCGAAGCGCTCGGCCTGTGGCGCGGCCCCGCGCTGCACGACCTGCGGTCCTCTCCCGCACTGCGGTGCGAGGCCGACCGGCTCGACGGCCGCCGTCTGCAGGCGTACGAGAGCTGGGCGGAGACCGAGCTGCGGCTGGGCAATTCCCACGAGGTGGCCGAGACCATCGGCGAACTCGTCGAGGAGCACCCCGAGCGCGAACGGCTGCGAGCCGCCCAGATGAACGCCCTCTTCGACCAGGGACGCCAGACCGAGACCCTCGCCGCCTACGAGGGGCTGCGCCAACTCCTGGCCGCCGAGTACGGGTTGCAGCCGAGTCCGGCGCTCCAGACGCTCTACCGGTCGATGCTCTCGGGCGGGGGCGGCGCCGGCGGCGTGTTCGGCCAGGCCGGCCGGGCCGGCACCCGGCCCGTACACCGTCCGGACCGGCGGTCGGCCACGCTGCTGCCGCCCGACCTGCCCGACTTCACGGGCCGCCGGGAGCAGTTGGGCACGCTGCTCGCCCTCCTGGCCCGTGACGACGCGGGTCCGCGGCTGGCGGTGGTGACCGGGCCGGCGGGGACCGGCAAGACAGCGCTGGCGGTCCACGCGGCGCACCGGCTCGCCGACGCGTTCCCCGACGGCAGGGTGCTCATTCGGATGCGGGACACGGCGGGCCGGGCCCGGCCCACCGTTTCGGTACTGGCCGAACTGGCCGAACTCGTGGGGTCGCCCGCGCCGTCCATCGCGCGGACCGTCAGCGCGGCGGAGCCGGACCGCACGGCGGCCGCCTGGCGTGGCTGGCTCGCCGGGCGGAAGGTCCTGGTCGTGCTGGACGGCTGCGTCGATGAATCGTGTGTGCGACCGCTCGTGCCCGACACCGGGGCCAGCGCGGTACTGGTCACCGCACGGACCCCGCTGGCCGGCCTGACCCCGGCGCACCGGCTGGAGGCGACGGCGTTCGACACCGCGGAGTGCCTGGAACTGCTCGGCAGGATCGTCGGCCCCGCCCGGCTCGGCGCCGGCCGGGAAGCCGCGGCGCACATCGTCACCGCCACCGGGATGCTGCCTCTGGCGGTACGCGTATGCGGTCTGAAACTCGCCGTACGACGCCACCTGCCGCTGGACGAGTACGCCCGGCGGCTGGCGGACAGCCGGACGGTGCTCGACGAACTCGTCGCGGGTGACATGGACGTACGGCCACGGCTGGCGAGCGGCTGGCAGGACCTGTCCCCGGCGGACCGCTCGGCGCTGCGCGAACTGTCCGACCTCCCCGGGGGCCCCTTCACCCTCGCCCAGGCGGCCGGCCGGCTCGGCCGCGCACAGCACGAGGTGCTCCGCCGACTGGAGTCCCTGATGGACTGCGGTGTGCTCCTCACCCCGGACACCGAGATCACTGCCCATGCCGCACGGTACGAACTGCCGCGGCTCATCCGGGTGTTCGCCCGTGAACAGACCGCCCTGCAATCGCCGCCGGTCACGCAGATACCCGCGTGAAACCCGCGCCGGACACCCACCCCCGCCGGACTCCGCCGCCACCTGGGCCTTTACCGGATCCCAACCGCTACGGTCCGCGTCCCGAACCGTCCTGGCCGACGCTTCGGAGGAGGCCGACCCCACAGACGGAGGCCGACCCCACAGACGGAGGCCGACCCCACGGACGGAGGGTGAGCACGCCATGCAACTCGCCGAGCTGATGTCCCTCCGCCCGGTCCCGTCCGCGGGCCTGCTGGTCACCGTCACCGGGCGCTGCCCGCTGCACTGCGCGCACTGCTCCACCACCTCGACCATGGCCTCCCCAGAACCGGACTCCGCCCGGCTCCTGAGGTTCGTCGGTTCCTTCGAGGCCACCGACCGCCCCGAGGTCCTGATGCTGACCGGCGGTGAACCACTGCTGCGCAGCGACCTCACCGCCGAACTGGCCGGCCGGGCGCGCGCCGCAGGCACCAGGGTCGCCCTGCTCACGGGTGCCTGGTTCGCCGCCCGCGGCGCCGGGAACCGCCCCGGATCCGGACCCGGGGAGCCGGACCATGCCGTGATCCCGCCCGCCGTCCTGCGGGCGATCGGCGCGCTCGACCACTTCTCGG
This sequence is a window from Streptomyces ortus. Protein-coding genes within it:
- a CDS encoding ParH-like protein, with the translated sequence MRSDRRGRQRRRCRRIVDGLDLPTPFDAADFIGALARMRSRPIELMPVRATSDIPCGVLITTDRADYIMYAADTTPLHQQHILLHEAAHVICGHYETAPASSAAARVLLPDLPPALVRRVLSRSVYTEPQEQEAELVASLILTRAAHLARTGPTGTEWPRLHTLFGRTGNQEPAGDGRPTDGPDGPDGADGADGPDGADG
- a CDS encoding XRE family transcriptional regulator, with product MNDVYSRPTEAAPKGGRHVMGESGPASTPSDSMLADRIDALFRVVRRPNREQYSHEEVARACREATGESFSATYLWQLRTGRRGNPTKRHLESLAKFFDVPVVYFFDDEQGAVIAKQLELLDALRDAEVRSVALRAVNLSPEGMGTISDMIDVIARREKGAGGAGP
- a CDS encoding AfsR/SARP family transcriptional regulator, with product MGEPPCTGLRFSVLGPLSAHTADAAGGHVLPLALGPLKQRLLLAMLLCRPRTPVPLDLLTDTLWDGDPPRTARKNIQVYVSALRRLLDPFGAADRLVHQAGGYLLRVDDEELDALRFQRLVRAARETTYQNDLVQASGMLREALGLWRGPALHDLRSSPALRCEADRLDGRRLQAYESWAETELRLGNSHEVAETIGELVEEHPERERLRAAQMNALFDQGRQTETLAAYEGLRQLLAAEYGLQPSPALQTLYRSMLSGGGGAGGVFGQAGRAGTRPVHRPDRRSATLLPPDLPDFTGRREQLGTLLALLARDDAGPRLAVVTGPAGTGKTALAVHAAHRLADAFPDGRVLIRMRDTAGRARPTVSVLAELAELVGSPAPSIARTVSAAEPDRTAAAWRGWLAGRKVLVVLDGCVDESCVRPLVPDTGASAVLVTARTPLAGLTPAHRLEATAFDTAECLELLGRIVGPARLGAGREAAAHIVTATGMLPLAVRVCGLKLAVRRHLPLDEYARRLADSRTVLDELVAGDMDVRPRLASGWQDLSPADRSALRELSDLPGGPFTLAQAAGRLGRAQHEVLRRLESLMDCGVLLTPDTEITAHAARYELPRLIRVFAREQTALQSPPVTQIPA